In Kocuria turfanensis, a single genomic region encodes these proteins:
- a CDS encoding dihydrofolate reductase family protein — translation MGIIQVDLFLTLDGVYQGPGGPDEDRAGGFELGGWQGAYFDDATGEMIGAGIDRLDALLLGRRTYDIFAGYWPAHGDDDPIAVRFNAVPKFVVSRTLTDPSWAGSTVLRDVAAEVRALRDRFDAVHVIGSGELVTALLREDLVDRLNLLVYPLVLGSGKRIFGSGAAPAAFTLVAPPRAFPKGAVSLVYERAGAPVTGVDVARAGQ, via the coding sequence ATGGGCATCATCCAGGTCGACCTCTTCCTCACCCTCGACGGCGTCTACCAGGGCCCGGGCGGGCCGGACGAGGACCGTGCGGGCGGCTTCGAGCTCGGCGGCTGGCAGGGCGCGTACTTCGACGACGCGACGGGGGAGATGATCGGCGCCGGCATCGACCGGCTGGACGCGCTGCTGCTCGGACGCAGGACGTACGACATCTTCGCCGGCTACTGGCCGGCCCACGGGGACGACGACCCGATCGCCGTGAGGTTTAACGCCGTGCCGAAGTTCGTCGTGTCGCGCACGCTGACCGACCCGTCCTGGGCGGGCAGCACGGTCCTGCGGGACGTCGCGGCGGAGGTGCGAGCGCTCCGGGACCGGTTCGACGCAGTGCACGTCATCGGCAGCGGCGAGCTCGTGACAGCGCTGCTGCGGGAGGACCTCGTCGACCGGCTGAACCTCCTCGTCTATCCACTGGTCCTGGGCTCGGGCAAGCGCATCTTCGGCAGTGGTGCGGCCCCGGCCGCCTTCACCCTGGTGGCGCCGCCGCGGGCGTTCCCGAAGGGAGCCGTCTCCCTGGTCTACGAGCGGGCCGGCGCCCCGGTGACCGGCGTCGACGTCGCACGAGCCGGCCAGTAG
- a CDS encoding ion channel protein produces the protein MAGTSTHEGPTVRTQLQLAVPALLVGTVSALGLFVVDEVALVVEHLLWSTLPSLWGLDPGSGWWILGVLTLTGLAVGLVVQFVPGHGGRDSATTELIAPPLKLAAVPSLVLVTVLGLAGGVSMGPELPIIAINTAVLVALVARWWPRVPVELVVLITASGTIGALFGTPVAAALVLTGVVAAFKQGGALWDRLFLPLAAAGAGAVTMRWLAGPQLPEAGPPPLGTPDAVDLATGLAVAVGGALVGLATVHLFPHLHRLFHSLRHPVLYSTLGGLLLGVLGVLGGPITLFKGARQTGELIQNAADYSPWQLALVVAVKLAALLVAASAGFRGGHVFPAVFMGAGVGLLGHALIPGMPLGLALACGVLGVLLPVTRDGWISLFVAVVLVGDVTVLAVLSLVILPVWLLVSRAPGMVVSPPGSPEASEPTL, from the coding sequence ATGGCCGGGACGAGCACGCACGAAGGACCCACCGTCCGCACGCAGCTGCAGCTTGCCGTTCCGGCACTCCTGGTCGGCACGGTCTCGGCGCTGGGCCTGTTCGTCGTCGACGAGGTGGCTCTCGTCGTCGAGCACCTCCTCTGGTCGACCCTGCCCTCGCTGTGGGGCCTGGATCCGGGGTCGGGCTGGTGGATCCTCGGGGTCCTCACCCTGACCGGCCTGGCCGTCGGGCTGGTGGTGCAGTTCGTCCCGGGACACGGCGGCCGCGATTCCGCGACGACGGAGCTGATCGCGCCGCCGCTGAAGCTCGCAGCGGTCCCCAGCCTGGTGCTGGTGACGGTGCTCGGACTGGCCGGCGGGGTGAGCATGGGGCCGGAGCTCCCCATCATCGCCATCAACACCGCGGTCCTGGTGGCCCTCGTGGCCCGGTGGTGGCCGCGGGTGCCCGTCGAGCTCGTCGTGCTGATCACCGCGTCGGGGACGATCGGCGCCCTGTTCGGGACGCCCGTGGCAGCCGCTCTGGTGCTCACCGGCGTGGTCGCCGCCTTCAAGCAGGGAGGCGCCCTGTGGGACCGGCTCTTCCTTCCGCTGGCGGCGGCGGGCGCGGGCGCGGTCACCATGAGGTGGCTCGCCGGCCCGCAGCTGCCCGAGGCCGGCCCGCCTCCGCTCGGCACCCCCGACGCCGTCGATCTCGCCACCGGTCTCGCCGTGGCGGTGGGAGGCGCCCTGGTGGGGCTGGCCACGGTCCACCTGTTCCCGCACCTGCACCGGCTGTTCCACTCGCTGCGGCACCCGGTGCTCTACAGCACCCTCGGCGGTCTGCTGCTGGGCGTCCTGGGCGTGCTGGGAGGACCGATCACCCTGTTCAAGGGCGCCCGCCAGACGGGCGAGCTCATCCAGAACGCTGCGGACTACTCCCCGTGGCAGCTGGCACTCGTCGTCGCGGTCAAGCTCGCGGCCCTGCTCGTCGCCGCGAGCGCCGGCTTCCGGGGCGGGCACGTCTTCCCGGCGGTCTTCATGGGCGCCGGCGTCGGGCTGCTGGGGCACGCGCTGATCCCGGGGATGCCGCTGGGGCTGGCGCTCGCCTGCGGAGTCCTCGGCGTGCTCCTGCCCGTGACGCGGGACGGCTGGATCTCCCTGTTCGTCGCCGTGGTCCTGGTCGGCGACGTCACGGTGCTGGCCGTCCTCAGCCTCGTCATCCTGCCCGTCTGGCTCCTGGTGTCCAGAGCACCGGGGATGGTGGTCAGCCCGCCGGGGTCGCCCGAGGCGTCGGAGCCCACACTCTGA
- a CDS encoding DUF1269 domain-containing protein, protein MATLTVWKFDTPDGAEVATQTLQRLTRQELIRVHDAAIVTWPEDRKKPKTRQLNNLVGAGALGGSFWGMLFGLIFLVPLLGMAVGAAAGALSGMLTDTGIDDGFINRVREEVTPGTSALFVLTSGAVVDRVREAFAGQDMHLLHTNLSRDEEQKLFQVFAEEPGATVPADSATS, encoded by the coding sequence ATGGCTACGCTCACCGTATGGAAGTTCGACACCCCTGACGGGGCCGAGGTGGCGACACAGACGCTGCAGCGCCTGACGAGACAGGAGCTGATCCGGGTCCACGACGCCGCGATCGTGACCTGGCCCGAGGACAGGAAGAAGCCGAAGACCCGTCAGCTCAACAACCTGGTGGGCGCCGGGGCTCTCGGCGGGTCCTTCTGGGGCATGCTGTTCGGGCTGATCTTCCTGGTCCCGCTGCTGGGCATGGCCGTGGGCGCCGCGGCCGGAGCCCTGAGCGGCATGCTGACGGACACGGGCATCGACGACGGCTTCATCAACCGGGTGCGCGAGGAGGTCACGCCGGGCACATCGGCGCTGTTCGTCCTCACGTCCGGCGCCGTCGTCGACCGGGTGCGGGAGGCCTTCGCCGGCCAGGACATGCACCTGCTGCACACCAACCTGTCCCGGGACGAGGAGCAGAAGCTGTTCCAGGTCTTCGCCGAGGAACCGGGCGCGACCGTTCCCGCGGACAGCGCCACGAGCTGA
- a CDS encoding potassium channel family protein, translating into MRSSLSGLGVLLAYFCLPFTSAFTASTVLVLTGGLVVVAGLLVRQIRAIKVSPAPRAQAFGTLALTVPVFVVVFSLTYHLMSRAAPEHWSEPLSRLDAFYFTVTVIATVGFGDITAVSQAARAVVTVQMIGNLLLVGLIARVIMGAVQEGLARRGSAAD; encoded by the coding sequence GTGCGTTCGTCCCTGTCGGGGCTGGGTGTCCTGCTGGCGTACTTCTGTCTCCCGTTCACCTCGGCGTTCACCGCCAGCACGGTCCTGGTGCTCACCGGTGGGCTCGTGGTCGTCGCGGGGCTGCTGGTGCGGCAGATCCGCGCCATCAAGGTCTCGCCAGCGCCGCGGGCCCAGGCCTTCGGGACGCTGGCGCTCACGGTGCCGGTGTTCGTCGTCGTCTTCTCCCTCACATACCACCTGATGTCCCGTGCCGCTCCGGAGCACTGGTCTGAGCCGCTGAGCCGGCTGGACGCCTTCTACTTCACGGTGACGGTCATCGCGACCGTCGGGTTCGGGGACATCACGGCCGTCTCCCAGGCGGCCCGCGCCGTGGTCACGGTGCAGATGATCGGCAACCTCCTCCTGGTCGGCCTCATCGCCCGGGTGATCATGGGCGCCGTCCAGGAGGGCCTGGCACGGCGGGGTTCCGCCGCCGACTGA
- the nrdF gene encoding class 1b ribonucleoside-diphosphate reductase subunit beta, which yields MTLEKSESIDKVQLLHHQAQAINWNRIEDPKDDEVWDRLTANFWLPEKVPISNDVPSWKTLTLEEQELTMRVFTGLTLLDTIQGTVGAVSLIPDAVTLHEEAVYTNIAFMESVHAKSYSSIFSTLSSMKDIDDVFRWSRENPYLQKKAEIVIRYYKGDDPLKKKVASTLLESFLFYSGFYLPMYWSSRAKLTNTADLVRLIIRDEAVHGYYIGYKFQRAMAQESQERQDELKLYTYELLDELYENEVLYTESLYDGVGWTEDVKKFLHYNANKALNNLGFEALFPKEMTDVSAAILSALSPNADENHDFFSGSGSSYVIGKAVNTEDEDWDF from the coding sequence ATGACGCTGGAGAAGAGCGAGAGCATCGACAAGGTGCAGCTGCTCCACCACCAGGCCCAGGCCATCAACTGGAACCGGATCGAGGATCCGAAGGACGACGAGGTCTGGGACCGCCTGACCGCGAACTTCTGGCTGCCCGAGAAGGTCCCGATCTCCAACGACGTCCCCTCGTGGAAGACGCTGACCCTGGAGGAGCAGGAGCTCACCATGCGGGTCTTCACGGGCCTGACGCTGCTGGACACCATCCAGGGCACCGTGGGCGCCGTCTCCCTGATCCCGGACGCCGTGACCCTGCACGAGGAGGCGGTGTACACCAACATCGCGTTCATGGAGTCCGTGCACGCGAAGTCCTACTCCTCGATCTTCTCGACGCTGTCCTCCATGAAGGACATCGACGACGTGTTCCGCTGGTCCCGGGAGAACCCGTACCTGCAGAAGAAGGCCGAGATCGTCATCCGGTACTACAAGGGCGACGACCCGCTGAAGAAGAAGGTGGCCTCGACCCTGCTCGAGTCCTTCCTCTTCTACTCCGGGTTCTACCTGCCCATGTACTGGTCCTCCCGGGCGAAGCTGACGAACACGGCCGACCTGGTCCGCCTGATCATCCGCGACGAGGCCGTCCACGGCTACTACATCGGCTACAAGTTCCAGCGCGCCATGGCCCAGGAGTCGCAGGAGCGCCAGGACGAGCTGAAGCTCTACACCTACGAGCTGCTCGACGAGCTCTACGAGAACGAGGTGCTCTACACCGAGTCCCTCTACGACGGTGTGGGGTGGACCGAGGACGTCAAGAAGTTCCTGCACTACAACGCCAACAAGGCCCTCAACAACCTGGGCTTCGAGGCGCTGTTCCCGAAGGAGATGACCGACGTCTCGGCGGCGATCCTCTCCGCGCTGTCCCCGAACGCCGACGAGAACCACGACTTCTTCTCCGGCTCGGGCTCCTCCTACGTCATCGGCAAGGCCGTGAACACGGAGGACGAGGACTGGGACTTCTGA
- the nrdE gene encoding class 1b ribonucleoside-diphosphate reductase subunit alpha: MSVEPGHEDKRVPEKYRGLGYHELNALLNLYDADGNIQFDADRQAARQYFLQHVNNNTVFFHDLEEKLDYLVSHQYYEPEVLAKYSRDFIKELSKRAYAKKFRFETFLGAFKFYTSYTLKTFDGQRYLERFEDRVVMVSLYLADGNETLATQLVDEIISGRFQPATPTFLNAGKQQRGELVSCFLLRIEDNMESIGRSINSALQLSKRGGGVAFALTNIREAGAPIKKIENQSSGIIPIMKLLEDSFSYANQLGARQGAGAVYLHAHHPDIYSFLDTKRENADEKIRIKTLSLGVVIPDITFELAKKNQDMYLFSPYDVERVYGMPFSDVNVSEKYHEMVADGRIQKKKIKAREFFQTLAEVQFESGYPYVMFEDTVNRANPIDGKIIMSNLCSEILQVSEPSTYHEDLDYDEVGKDISCNLGSLNIALTMQSPDFGQSVETAIRGLTAVSDMSNINSVPSIERGNQMSHAVGLGQMNLHGYLAKEHIHYGSEEGLDFTNIYFYTVTYHAIRASNEIAKERRATFAGFERSLYATGEYFAKYTDREWAPATGRVRQLFAEAGVHIPTQEDWARLRASVMEHGMYNQNLQAVPPTGSISYINNSTSSIHPIASKIEIRKEGKLGRVYYPAPFMNNENLEYFQDAYEIGYEKIIDTYAAATQHVDQGLSLTLFFKDTATTRDINKAQIYAWRKGIKTMYYSRIRQLALEGTEVEGCVSCML; this comes from the coding sequence GTGAGCGTCGAGCCCGGCCACGAGGACAAGCGCGTTCCGGAGAAGTACCGGGGCCTGGGCTACCACGAGCTCAACGCCCTGCTGAACCTCTACGACGCGGACGGCAACATCCAGTTCGACGCCGACCGGCAGGCCGCGCGGCAGTACTTCCTGCAGCACGTCAACAACAACACCGTCTTCTTCCACGACCTCGAGGAGAAGCTCGACTACCTGGTCTCGCACCAGTACTACGAGCCCGAGGTCCTGGCGAAGTACAGCCGGGACTTCATCAAGGAGCTCTCCAAGCGGGCCTACGCGAAGAAGTTCCGCTTCGAGACCTTCCTGGGCGCGTTCAAGTTCTACACGTCCTACACGCTGAAGACCTTCGACGGCCAGCGCTACCTCGAGCGCTTCGAGGACCGCGTGGTCATGGTCTCCCTGTACCTCGCCGACGGCAACGAGACCCTCGCCACCCAGCTCGTGGACGAGATCATCTCCGGGCGCTTCCAGCCGGCCACCCCCACGTTCCTCAACGCGGGCAAGCAGCAGCGCGGCGAGCTCGTCTCCTGCTTCCTGCTGCGCATCGAGGACAACATGGAGTCCATCGGGCGCTCCATCAACTCCGCGCTGCAGCTGTCCAAGCGCGGCGGCGGCGTGGCGTTCGCGCTGACCAACATCCGTGAGGCCGGCGCCCCGATCAAGAAGATCGAGAACCAGTCCTCGGGCATCATCCCGATCATGAAGCTGCTGGAGGACTCGTTCTCCTACGCCAACCAGCTCGGCGCCCGCCAGGGCGCGGGGGCGGTGTACCTGCACGCCCACCACCCGGACATCTACAGCTTCCTGGACACCAAGCGGGAGAACGCGGACGAGAAGATCCGGATCAAGACCCTGTCCCTGGGCGTGGTCATCCCGGACATCACGTTCGAGCTGGCCAAGAAGAACCAGGACATGTACCTGTTCTCCCCGTACGACGTCGAGCGGGTCTACGGCATGCCGTTCTCGGACGTGAACGTGAGCGAGAAGTACCACGAGATGGTCGCCGACGGCCGGATCCAGAAGAAGAAGATCAAGGCCCGCGAGTTCTTCCAGACCCTCGCCGAGGTGCAGTTCGAGTCCGGCTACCCGTACGTCATGTTCGAGGACACCGTGAACCGGGCGAACCCGATCGACGGCAAGATCATCATGTCCAACCTGTGCTCCGAGATCCTCCAGGTCTCCGAGCCGTCCACGTACCACGAGGACCTGGACTACGACGAGGTCGGCAAGGACATCTCCTGCAACCTCGGCTCCCTCAACATCGCCCTCACCATGCAGTCCCCGGACTTCGGGCAGTCGGTGGAGACCGCGATCCGGGGCCTCACCGCGGTGTCGGACATGTCCAACATCAACTCGGTGCCCTCGATCGAGCGCGGCAACCAGATGTCCCACGCGGTGGGGCTGGGCCAGATGAACCTGCACGGCTACCTCGCCAAGGAGCACATCCACTACGGCTCCGAGGAAGGCCTCGACTTCACGAACATCTACTTCTACACGGTCACCTACCACGCGATCCGCGCCTCGAACGAGATCGCGAAGGAGCGGCGGGCCACGTTCGCCGGCTTCGAGCGGTCCCTGTACGCGACGGGGGAGTACTTCGCCAAGTACACCGACCGCGAGTGGGCCCCGGCCACCGGGCGGGTCCGGCAGCTGTTCGCCGAGGCCGGCGTGCACATCCCCACCCAGGAGGACTGGGCGCGGCTCAGGGCCTCGGTGATGGAGCACGGGATGTACAACCAGAACCTCCAGGCCGTCCCGCCGACCGGGTCCATCTCCTACATCAACAACTCGACGTCCTCGATCCACCCGATCGCCTCGAAGATCGAGATCCGCAAGGAGGGCAAGCTGGGCCGCGTGTACTACCCGGCGCCCTTCATGAACAACGAGAACCTGGAGTACTTCCAGGACGCCTACGAGATCGGCTACGAGAAGATCATCGACACCTACGCCGCGGCCACGCAGCACGTGGACCAGGGCCTGTCCCTGACCCTGTTCTTCAAGGACACGGCCACCACCCGCGACATCAACAAGGCGCAGATCTACGCCTGGCGCAAGGGCATCAAGACGATGTACTACTCCCGGATCCGCCAGCTGGCGCTGGAGGGCACCGAGGTCGAGGGCTGCGTGTCCTGCATGCTCTGA
- the nrdI gene encoding class Ib ribonucleoside-diphosphate reductase assembly flavoprotein NrdI, with protein sequence MSTNLPGTPGTALQEPGAARAASESCAPLVVYFSSVSNNTHRFVEKLAARAVRLPLLTGEEPPEMTEPFVLVAPTYGRPNGSGAVPPQVVKFLNREANRRLLRGVIGAGNTNFGPAFCLAADKIAAKCDVPVLYKFELMGTSEDVRKVNEGLEQFWRQFPQPRA encoded by the coding sequence ATGAGCACGAACCTCCCCGGCACCCCCGGGACCGCTCTGCAGGAGCCCGGCGCCGCCCGCGCGGCGTCCGAGTCCTGCGCCCCCCTGGTCGTCTACTTCTCCTCGGTCTCCAACAACACGCACCGCTTCGTCGAGAAGCTCGCCGCCCGCGCGGTGCGCCTTCCTCTTCTGACCGGGGAGGAGCCCCCCGAGATGACCGAGCCCTTCGTGCTGGTCGCCCCGACCTACGGGAGACCCAACGGCAGCGGGGCCGTTCCGCCGCAGGTCGTGAAGTTCCTCAACCGGGAGGCCAACCGGCGGCTGCTGCGCGGCGTGATCGGCGCGGGCAACACCAACTTCGGGCCGGCGTTCTGCCTGGCCGCGGACAAGATCGCGGCCAAGTGCGACGTCCCCGTCCTCTACAAGTTCGAACTCATGGGCACCTCCGAGGATGTCCGCAAGGTAAACGAAGGATTGGAACAGTTTTGGCGACAATTTCCGCAGCCCCGGGCGTGA
- the nrdH gene encoding glutaredoxin-like protein NrdH has translation MSVTVYSKPSCVQCNATYRALTKKGIEYSVVDVTEDEAALAHVLALGYQQVPVVETSTEHWSGYRPDKITSLAVLLSA, from the coding sequence ATGTCCGTGACCGTGTACAGCAAGCCGTCCTGCGTCCAGTGCAATGCCACCTACCGGGCCCTGACCAAGAAGGGCATCGAGTACAGCGTCGTCGACGTCACCGAGGACGAGGCGGCCCTGGCCCACGTCCTGGCGCTGGGCTACCAGCAGGTCCCGGTCGTCGAGACGTCCACCGAGCACTGGTCCGGCTACCGTCCGGACAAGATCACCTCCCTGGCCGTCCTGCTCTCGGCCTGA
- a CDS encoding aldehyde dehydrogenase family protein produces the protein MTSTHSTLTAAAPAATTTGDFPAVDAAVARARASFVPDLDLEARLDRLQRLEDLLRENREALQDALAADLGKPPAEAWLTEIGFTLEEIAGIRRELRRWMAPVRIPVPLSLAPARSRIEHQPLGTVLVMAPWNYPVQLVLSPLAGALAAGNTVVVKPSEVSATVSAVLAGLLETYLGDCVSVVEGGVPETTRLLEHRFDHVFYTGNGTVARIVMAAAARHLTPVTLELGGKSPVWVDGSTDLRTAARRIVWGKFLNAGQTCVAPDHVLGTPGTLAALEPELVRAVGELYGKDPRRSSSYGRIVTGRHLDRLTGLLDQVPAEDVVCGGAADPEARYLAPTVVRSAPDGPLMAEEIFGPVLPLVPVESAEHAVELVTARDKPLALYVFTEVKAVKELFRRRTSSGGLSFNAPLLQLSSPELPFGGVGESGTGAYHGKFSFTTFSHARAVLDKPLAPDTLWVVYPPYRGLRALLAGAAVGLRRPRRRSRHAVSEN, from the coding sequence ATGACGAGCACCCACAGCACCCTCACCGCAGCCGCCCCGGCCGCCACCACCACCGGGGACTTCCCGGCGGTCGACGCCGCCGTCGCCCGGGCCCGGGCGTCCTTCGTCCCGGACCTGGACCTCGAGGCCCGGCTGGACCGGCTCCAGCGGCTGGAGGACCTGCTGCGGGAGAACCGCGAGGCGCTGCAGGACGCCCTCGCCGCCGACCTCGGCAAGCCCCCTGCCGAGGCGTGGCTGACCGAGATCGGCTTCACCCTCGAGGAGATCGCCGGGATCCGCAGGGAGCTGCGCCGCTGGATGGCCCCGGTGCGGATCCCGGTGCCGCTGAGCCTGGCCCCGGCCCGCTCCCGGATCGAGCACCAGCCGCTCGGCACCGTGCTCGTGATGGCGCCGTGGAACTACCCCGTCCAGCTCGTCCTGAGCCCGCTGGCGGGAGCGCTCGCCGCCGGCAACACCGTCGTCGTCAAGCCCTCCGAGGTCTCCGCCACGGTGTCCGCAGTGCTGGCCGGACTGCTCGAGACGTACCTGGGGGACTGCGTCAGCGTGGTCGAGGGCGGGGTCCCGGAGACCACCCGGCTGCTGGAGCACCGCTTCGACCACGTCTTCTACACCGGCAACGGGACGGTCGCCCGGATCGTGATGGCCGCGGCCGCCCGGCACCTGACCCCGGTGACCCTCGAGCTGGGCGGGAAGTCCCCGGTCTGGGTGGACGGCTCGACCGATCTGCGGACGGCTGCGCGGCGGATCGTGTGGGGGAAGTTCCTCAACGCCGGACAGACCTGCGTGGCCCCGGACCACGTCCTCGGCACGCCCGGGACGCTGGCCGCCCTCGAGCCCGAGCTGGTGCGGGCGGTGGGGGAGCTCTACGGGAAGGACCCGCGCCGCAGCTCCTCCTACGGGCGGATCGTCACCGGGCGCCACCTGGACCGGCTCACCGGCCTCCTGGACCAGGTCCCTGCCGAGGACGTGGTGTGCGGCGGCGCGGCCGACCCGGAGGCGCGCTACCTGGCGCCCACGGTGGTGCGCTCGGCGCCGGACGGCCCGCTGATGGCCGAGGAGATCTTCGGGCCCGTCCTGCCGCTGGTGCCGGTGGAGTCGGCCGAGCACGCGGTGGAGCTCGTCACTGCGAGGGACAAGCCGCTGGCCCTCTACGTGTTCACCGAGGTGAAGGCGGTCAAGGAGCTCTTCCGCCGGCGCACGTCCTCCGGCGGGCTGTCCTTCAACGCCCCGCTGCTGCAGCTGAGCAGCCCGGAGCTGCCCTTCGGCGGGGTGGGGGAGAGCGGCACCGGCGCCTACCACGGGAAGTTCTCGTTCACCACGTTCTCCCACGCGCGGGCGGTCCTGGACAAGCCGCTCGCTCCCGACACCCTGTGGGTCGTCTACCCGCCCTACCGGGGCCTGCGGGCCCTGCTCGCCGGCGCGGCGGTCGGTCTGCGCCGGCCCCGCCGCCGGAGCCGACACGCCGTGTCCGAAAATTAA
- a CDS encoding App1 family protein yields MAKKSDSSDLLQTVDHVTEEAINVGYRLEQRFHRFRQRRAETRGDIPVMVAFEGYGSEHHVRVLGRALLKTRGLIESTDESAESIRGWRSFTSVPIAFAHVNVWIDEYEFHLVADKGGVVDVDLQVSLPPGEHTVWMQTDGSDVVEARVFVVADEQRIGVVSDVDDTVMVTALPRPLLAAWNSFVLNEHARTPTPGMAVMMDRLLHRHHEAPFVYLSTGAWNVAPTLRRFLTRNAYPDGALLLTDWGPTTDRWFRAGSAHKVQNLERLARNFPEVRWILIGDDGQHDPEIYSGFVHRYPDHVAAIVIRNLSPAEAVLAGNPLVNEERRVSIPEGTLWIEGNDGASISRQLAEHGLL; encoded by the coding sequence ATGGCGAAGAAATCCGACAGCTCGGACCTCCTGCAGACCGTCGACCACGTCACCGAGGAAGCCATCAACGTGGGCTACCGCCTCGAGCAGCGGTTCCACCGGTTCCGCCAGCGCCGCGCCGAGACCCGGGGCGACATCCCCGTCATGGTCGCCTTCGAGGGCTACGGGTCCGAGCACCACGTGCGGGTGCTGGGCCGGGCGCTGCTGAAGACCCGCGGGCTCATCGAGTCCACCGACGAGAGCGCCGAGTCCATCCGTGGCTGGCGCTCCTTCACCTCCGTGCCCATCGCCTTCGCCCACGTCAACGTCTGGATCGACGAGTACGAGTTCCACCTGGTGGCCGACAAGGGCGGAGTGGTCGACGTCGACCTGCAGGTGTCCCTGCCCCCCGGCGAGCACACCGTGTGGATGCAGACGGACGGTTCGGACGTCGTCGAGGCCCGGGTGTTCGTCGTCGCCGACGAGCAGCGGATCGGCGTGGTCTCCGACGTCGACGACACCGTCATGGTCACCGCTCTGCCCCGCCCCCTGCTGGCGGCCTGGAACTCCTTCGTGCTCAACGAGCACGCCCGCACCCCGACCCCGGGCATGGCCGTGATGATGGACCGGCTGCTGCACCGCCACCACGAGGCGCCGTTCGTCTACCTCTCCACGGGCGCCTGGAACGTGGCGCCCACCCTGCGCCGGTTCCTCACCCGCAACGCCTACCCGGACGGGGCCCTGCTGCTCACCGACTGGGGGCCCACCACGGACCGCTGGTTCCGGGCCGGCTCGGCCCACAAGGTGCAGAACCTGGAGCGCCTGGCCCGGAACTTCCCGGAGGTGCGCTGGATCCTCATCGGCGACGACGGCCAGCACGACCCCGAGATCTACAGCGGGTTCGTGCACCGCTACCCGGACCACGTGGCCGCGATCGTGATCCGCAACCTGTCCCCGGCCGAGGCGGTCCTGGCCGGCAATCCGCTGGTCAACGAGGAGCGGCGCGTGAGCATCCCCGAGGGGACGCTGTGGATCGAGGGCAACGACGGCGCCTCCATCTCCCGCCAGCTCGCCGAGCACGGACTGCTCTGA
- the fdhA gene encoding formaldehyde dehydrogenase, glutathione-independent: protein MAGNRAVAYKGPGKVEVIDTNYPEFDLKDAPGINPANIGRKVPHGVILRTVATNICGSDQHMVRGRTTAPTDLVLGHEITGEVVEVGPDVEFIKAGDIVSVPFNISCGRCRNCKERKTGICLNVNPDRPGSAYGYVDMGGWVGGQAEYVLVPYADWNLLKFPDRDQALEKIMDLAMLSDILPTGYHGVVTAGVGVGSTVYIAGAGPVGLAAAASAHLLGAAVVIVGDMNEQRLAQARSFGCETVDVSKGAPAEQIEQILGVPEVDCGVDAVGFEARGHGKDASHEAPATVLNSLMDITAAGGALGIPGLYVTGDPGAVDEAAKKGSLSISLGTGWAKSLSFTTGQCPVMKYNRQLMMAILHDKIQIAKAVNAKAIPLEEAPKGYAEFDAGAATKYVLNPNGYIKN, encoded by the coding sequence ATGGCAGGCAACAGAGCGGTCGCCTACAAGGGTCCCGGCAAGGTCGAGGTCATCGACACGAACTACCCCGAGTTCGATCTCAAGGACGCGCCGGGGATCAACCCGGCCAACATCGGCCGAAAGGTCCCGCACGGGGTCATCCTCCGGACCGTGGCCACCAACATCTGCGGCTCCGACCAGCACATGGTCCGCGGCCGCACCACGGCCCCCACCGACCTGGTCCTGGGTCACGAGATCACGGGCGAGGTCGTGGAGGTCGGTCCCGACGTCGAGTTCATCAAGGCCGGGGACATCGTCTCCGTGCCCTTCAACATCTCGTGCGGGCGCTGCCGCAACTGCAAGGAGCGCAAGACCGGCATCTGCCTCAACGTCAACCCGGACCGGCCCGGCTCCGCCTACGGCTACGTGGACATGGGCGGCTGGGTCGGCGGGCAGGCCGAGTACGTCCTGGTGCCCTACGCGGACTGGAACCTGCTGAAGTTCCCGGACCGGGACCAGGCCCTGGAGAAGATCATGGACCTGGCCATGCTCTCCGACATCCTGCCCACCGGCTACCACGGCGTGGTCACGGCCGGAGTGGGGGTCGGCTCCACCGTCTACATCGCCGGCGCCGGCCCGGTCGGCCTGGCCGCGGCGGCCTCCGCTCACCTGCTCGGGGCGGCCGTGGTGATCGTGGGCGACATGAACGAGCAGCGCCTGGCCCAGGCCCGCAGCTTCGGCTGCGAGACCGTGGACGTGTCCAAGGGCGCGCCGGCCGAGCAGATCGAGCAGATCCTCGGCGTGCCGGAGGTCGACTGCGGCGTGGACGCCGTGGGCTTCGAGGCCCGCGGGCACGGCAAGGACGCCTCCCACGAGGCCCCGGCCACCGTGCTGAACTCCCTGATGGACATCACCGCCGCCGGCGGGGCCCTGGGCATCCCGGGCCTCTACGTCACCGGGGACCCGGGGGCGGTCGACGAGGCCGCCAAGAAGGGCTCCCTGTCCATCAGCCTCGGCACCGGCTGGGCCAAGTCCCTGTCCTTCACCACCGGCCAGTGCCCGGTCATGAAGTACAACCGGCAGCTGATGATGGCGATCCTGCACGACAAGATCCAGATCGCGAAGGCCGTCAACGCCAAGGCCATCCCGCTGGAGGAGGCGCCGAAGGGCTACGCCGAGTTCGACGCCGGGGCCGCCACGAAGTACGTGCTCAACCCCAACGGCTACATCAAGAACTAG